The genomic interval CGCAGGACCCCGAATCCCGAAAACCATGGCCGAACACGAATCTAAAGCGAAAGTACTCGGCAAAAAACAACCCGCTCAAGGCGGGTTTTTGATTTCGTGATGATGTGGAGATAGTAGCACGGGTTCCGGTTTTGTCAAGCCGAAATTCGAGGAACCCGGAGGATTCCTCGAAACACACCTCAGGACGGCGAAAAGAGCCCCGAGAGCGCGCGAAAAGCGGCTTTCAAACGAGGTTTTCTAGCCGACCACGTTGACCAGTCGCCCGGGGACGATGATCACCTTCTTGGGCTCGCGTCCGGCCAGGTGCCGCTGGACGGCCTCTTCCCCGAGCGCCGCGGTGCGGATGGCATCCTCGTCTGCGTCCGCAGGCACCTCGATCTCGCCGCGGCGCTTGCCGTTTACCTGGATCGCCAGGCGTAGGGACTCCTTCACGAGCCGGGACGCATCGGCCTCGGGCCAGTCCGCGAGCGCCACGCTCTGGTCGTGCCCGAGGGCTCGCCAGAGCTCCTCGGCGAGGTGTGGCGCGAAGGGCGACAGCAACCGCACGAACGCATCGGCCGCCTCCTCGGGCAGGGCCCCGTCGCGGGTGATGTCCCGCGCGAACACCATCAGCTTCGAGATCGCCGTGTTGAAGCGCATCTGCTCGACGTCTTCGCTCACCCCCGCGATCGTTTCCGCGGTGAGCCGGGCCTGGGCATCGCTTCCGGGCCCGGGAACGCGCGCGGCCTCGTCCTCCTCGCCGGTCACCAGCCGATGGGCGCGCTGCAAGAACCGGTGCAGGCCCGGGATCGCCTCGTCGGACCAGGGCGCGCCCTTCTCGAGCGGGCCCATGAACATCTCGTAGAGCCGCATCGCGTCCGTGCCGAAGCGAGCCACCACCTCGTCCGGGTTCACCACGTTGCCCCGACTCTTCGACATCTTCTCGGTGACCGTCTCGAGCAAGAGGTCCGCTTCCGGGTGGTACGGATCCTCGCCCTGCCAGCGCACATCCCCCGCATTGAGCCAACGCTCTTTCAGCTCGCGGTCGTCGCTCTGGGCGCGCGCGGTCTCGCCGTCGGTGCGAACCTCACTCGACGCGAAGCGCGTCGGGGCGGCGCCCGGGTCGTCGGCCAGGTTGTCGTCGTAGTACCGGTAGCTGTAGCCGAGCACCATGCCCGGGTTGAGCAGCCGCTGGAAGGGCTCCTTCGTGTGCACGAGGTCGAGGTCGTAGAGCACCTTGTGCCAGAACCGTGCGTAGAGCAGGTGCAAGACCGCGTGCTCGGCGCCGCCCACGTAGAGATCGACCGGCATCCAGTAGCGCTCGGCCTCGGGCGAGAACGCCGCCGCGTCGTTGCGCGGATCGCAGAACCGCAGGTAGTACCAGCAGCTGCCCGCCCACTGGGGCATCGTGTTGGCGTCGCGCACCACCGGGGCGCCGGTCTCCGGGTCGACGGTCTCGAGCCATTCCTTCGAGCGCGCGAGCGGCGGCTCGAATTCGCCGGACGGCTTGAAGTCCTCGAGTTCGGGTAGCAGTACCGGCAGGTCGGACTCGGGCACCAGCGTGGTCGACCCGTCCTCGCGGTGCAGCACGGGGAACGGCTCGCCCCAGTAGCGCTGCCGGCTGAAGAGCCAGTCGCGCAGCTTGTAGCTGACGGCCTTCTCGCCGCGTCCCTCGGCCTCGAGCCACTCGCACATGCGCGTCTTCGCCGCGTGCGTGTCGAGCCCGTCGAGGAAACCCGAGTTCACGGCCTGGCCTTCCCCCACGAAGGCCTCCTCCTCCGCGTTCCCGCCGTCCACGACCTCGACGATCGGCAGCTCGAAGGTCCGCGCGAACTCCCAGTCGCGCGTGTCGTGGCCGGGAACGGCCATGATCGCGCCCGTGCCGTAGCTCGCGAGCACGTAGTCGGCGATCCAGATCGGAATCGGCTCGCCGCTGACCGGATGTACCGCGTGCGAGCCGGTGGCGACCCCGGTCTTCTCGTGGGCATCGGCCATGCGCGCGCGCTCGCTGCGACGCGCGGCCTGCTCGACGTAGTCCTCGACCGCGCTGCGTTGCGCATCGGTCGTGATCTCGGAAACGAGCGGGTGCTCCGGGGCCAACACCATGTAGGTGGCGCCGAAGAGCGTGTCGGGACGCGTGGTGAAGACGTCGATCTTCGCGTCCGAGCCCTCGATCGCGAACGCGATGCGCGCTCCGACGGACCGCCCGACCCAATCGCGCTGCATCTTCTTGATCGGCTCGGGCCAGTCGAGATCGTCGAGGTCCTCGATCAGTCGGTCGGCATAGGCCGTGATCTTGAGCATCCACTGGCGCATCGGGATGCGCACCACCGGGTGGCCGCCCCGCTCGCTCTTGCCATCGATGACCTCTTCGTTCGCCAGCACCGTGCCCAGGGCCGCACACCAGTTGACCGGGACCTCGGCGAGGTAGGCGAGGTCTCGCTCGTAGAGGCGCCGGAAGATCCACTGGGTCCACTTCACGTAGCCCGGGTCGGTGGTGTCGATTTCCCGCGACCAGTCGTAGTCCAGGCCGAGGCTGCGCAGCTGACGCTTGAAGGTCTGGATGTTGCGCTGGGTGGTCTCGCGGGGATGGGTGCCGGTCTCGATCGCGTACTGCTCGGCCGGCAGGCCGAACGCGTCCCAGCCCATGGGATGCAGCACGTTGAAGCCACGCATCCGCTTGTACCGGGAGATGACGTCCGTGGCGATGTAGCCCTTGGGGTGCCCGACGTGCAGTCCCGCGCCCGAGGGATAGGGGAACATGTCGAGCACGTAGTACTTTGGCTTCGACGCATCGAGTTCCGTGCGGAAGGTCTGGTTCTCCTCCCACCAGGCCTGCCATTTCGCCTCGATCGCCGCGTGGTCGTAGGGCATGGTCGCGGGAATCTAGTGGATTGGGCTTTGGCCCGGGAGTCGTCTCGGGAGCCTGCCGGGTGGCCTCGCGGGACTTCTGGCAAGCTTGGGTGGTGAGCGAGTCGTCCCTCCCGGCACCGATCTTCATCGTCTCCGATGGCACCGGCGATACCGGCGCCGCCGTCGCCCAGGCCGCCCTCGCCCAGTTCCAGTCGAAGGGGAAGCTGCGACGCTTCGGCGGAATCCGACAGGCCTCGCTCGCCCGACGCGTCGTGGAGGAGGCCGAACGATCGGGCGCCCTCGTGATCTTCACCCTGGTCGATCGGCGCGTGGCCCAGGGCTTGATCGAAGAGGCGACGGCGCGCGGCGTCCCGACCCTGGACGTCCTGGGCGGAATGATCGCGAAGATCGCGGAGCATCTCGGCGCCGAACCGCGCTCCCAACCCGGACTGCTCCACGGCTTCTCCGACGACTACTTCCGCCGCATCGAGGCGGTGGAGTTCGCCGTTCGGCACGACGACGGAGCCAACCTCCACACGCTGTTTCGGGCCGATCTGGTCCTCACCGGGATCTCCCGCACCTCGAAGACCCCGCTGTCGATGTATCTGGCCCAGCGCGGCTACAAGACCGGCAACGTGCCGATCGTGCCCGGAATCGAGCCGCCTCGGGAGCTCCTCGAGCTCGACCCGCGCAAGGTGTTTGCCCTGAGCGTCGACCCCTCACTGTTGCTCACGATCCGACAGGCCCGCGTGCGCAGCCTCGGTGCCGCCCCGTACAGCACCTACGCCGACCCGGAGAATCTGATCGAAGAGGTCCGGCGCGCCCGGCGCCTCTACCGGGAGCAGGGCTGGCAGGTCGTCGACATCAGCGGCCGCGCCGCCGAGGAGAACGCGTCGCGCATCCTGCGCCTGTTCGAAGCGGACGGCTGAGGTCGCGTCAGCGCAAGGCCGACGCGGAACGCGGGCGCAGGATCGAGTAGAGCGCCGGCACCACCGTCAGCGCGCCGAGCATGTGGAGCCCCATCAATAGCGCGAGCAGAGCGGCCATCTCCGCCTGGAAGCGCAGACTCGCGAACGCCCACACCCCTACGCCGGCCACGATCGTCATCGCGGTCAACCCGATCGCGACTCCGGTGGTCGAGAGCGCGCGGCGGATCGCGGCGTCTTCGTCGAGGCCGGCCGCGACTTCGAGGCGGACCCGATCGACGATGTAGATCGCGTAGTCGACACCGAGCCCCACCCCGATCGCCTGCACCGGGAGGGTATGGAGGTTGAGTCCGACACCGCGTACGGCCATGAACGCCAGGGACGCGAGCGTCACGGTGGCGAGCTGGAAGGCGAGGATCCCGCCGCTCCAGGCGGAGCGATAGGTCAGCGCATGCAGCACGAAGATCACGACGAGGATCAACGAGAGGTTCGCCAGGTGGCTGCGCTCGACTTCCGCGTTGATCGCCGCGAGAGTGCCGAGGCTGCCTCCCGCTAGCACGAACTGGACGCCCCGCGTCCAGGCCTGGGTCGGGCGGAACGCCGGAGCGGGATCGACCGCGCGCGCGTCGGCGACGATCAGCTGGTCGGTGTCGACCACGACCGCCCGGACCCCGAAAGCGGGGTCCGACCACCAGCCGTCCACGTCTTCCGCCCCCCAGTCGCGCAGAGCGACGGGCCAGCGCTCGGGCGCCAGGTTGGCCGCATCGAGTGCCGCCACCCGAAACTCCTCCAACCATTCCGGTTGGGCGTCTCCGGAAGCGGTGGTGCCCACCGTGTCGCTTGCGTCGCTTCCGCGCACCGACACGCGGAGGTCGTGGGCGCGGGTCGGCAGCAGCGGACCGATCGCGTAGTAGAGCCCGTCGAGCAGCCGTTCGCGGTCGAAGAAGCCCGCGTCGGTCGCGCCGCTGCGACGCTCCAAGCGCAGCTGCAACTCACCGGGCGCGCTGGCGGCGATCGCCGCCTCGGCGGCGATGATCGCGCGGTGGATCGTCGCGCCGCGGTGGTCGCGGTAGCGGAAGACGGCCCGGGCGTCGCGGCCATCGTCGGAGAGCACCGAACGCATCGAGCCCGGCGGCGCATTCTGGCGTAGCTGGAAGATCAGGCTGCGCGTCGTGCCCGGATCGTCGGGCACGAACCGCCACTTCGGGTCGCCGTGGTGCTGTCGCTGCCAGAGCTCGGCGATCGCCGGTGCGATCGAGACGCTCCCCGACAGCGCCGAGTCGCGGGCGAGTGCTTCTTCGAGCGCTTCGATCGCGTGCAGCGCGGCCGGGTCCACACTCGCGTGAGGCCGATCGCCGTCGAGGTAGACCTCCAGGCTGTCGACCCCGCCGAACCGTTCGGCCAGAGCGGCCGTCGCCCGGTTGAAATCGTGATCGGGCCACAACAGCGGCGTTCCCGGCGCAGCCTCGCCGATCTGCGAGCCCGTCGCGACGACCCACGCAGAGACCACGCAGACGACGAGGCTGGTACCCGCCACGGCGAAGCGGCCCAGCGGATGCGTCGCGATGCGACCGAAGCGTGCGAGCCCGTAGCCGAGCCATACGGGTGACGTGTACTCGGCGCGTCGCGGCGGCGGCAGGAAGCAGAGCAGGACGGGATGCAGGATCTCGACGGTCACGACGATCGCCGCCACCCAGAAACCGCCCAGCCAGGCCAGGTCCTGCAGCTGGCGGATCGTCGTCAGGCCGATCACGGCGAGTCCGGCGACGTCGGTGAGGACGCCGAGGGTCCCGGGCACCAGGAGATCGGCGAGTGCACGCGTGGCCGCGCGATCGCGCGCCAGACGCGTGTCCTCGGTGCGCGGCCGCTCTTCGGCGTAGACCTCGAAGAAGCGCTCGGCCATCTGCACCGTGTGAGAGACCGCGCGGGCGGTGATCACCATCGGCACCACGAGCCACAGCGGATCGAGGTGGATGCCGCTCCACGCCGCGAAGCCCAACCCCCAGACCGCCGTCGTGCCCGCCGCGACGGCCGGGACGACGACACCGTGCCAGCGTCGGAACGTGAGCCACAGCAAACCGAAGATCACGAGCAGGCTCGCGGCGATCAGCCCCAGGATCTCTTCGACGTGCAACAGCACCCAACCGCGCGCGATCGGCGCACCCGACACGTCGATCTCGAGATCGGGAACCTGCGCTTCCCAGCGCGCCTCGATTCCGCGGACGTGCTCGAAGACAGCGCGCACCGCGGCCTGGTGGTCCATCCGCTCGCTCACGAACCCCGCGGCGACGAGCGCCGCCGATTCGTCCCGCGAGACCCAGCGCCCGACGAGCTGCGCGGCATGGCGCCGCACCCGCTCGCGCAGCGCGGCCAGCTCGGCCTCGGTCCGGGGGGACCCGCGCACCACGGGGTCCACGGCGAGTGTCCCGTCCGCAGCGATCTCGAACACCCGGGTGTTGGGGTGGGTGAGAGAACCGACGCGCTCGTGGTGCACCGGATACGGAGCGTAGGCGCGGTCGAGCTCGCGCCGAATGGTGGTCGGGTCTTCGACCCCTTGCTGGCGGAGCGTCGCCCGTTGCCGCTCGCGCGCCTCGCTCTGGAGATCGAACCCCTCGCCGTCGAGCTCCCGGGTGATCGCAGCCAGCGCGTCGATCACGTCGGGGCGATAGATCGTCCCGTCCGGGACGCGCACCACGAGCGCCACGGTCTCCACACGACCGAAGACCGGTTCGAAGCTCTCCTGAGCGCGCAAATACGGGTGGTCGGGGAAGCGGTCCTGGGCGCGCGAGTCCACCTCGAGCCGCGGACCGGGCCACGCGACACCGAAGAGCGACGCGAGGGTGCCCGCCAGCGGGAACGCGAAGAAGAGCGTGGACACCGCGAGCACGCAGGCGATGGGGCGCCGGTGCCGGGTGATCGCCTCCGCGAAGCGCTGGGTCCTCGAGCGCACACGGAGCGCGGCTGCGCTCGTCCCTTCCCCCATGGGCGACCGCAAGATAGCGCCGGGAAGCGCCGTCAGGCCGCATGGAACCCGTCGCTCCCGGTCAGCTCATGGCAGGGCAGCGCGCCAGGAAGGCCGCCGGCGCCACGACCGCGGCGCCACGGCGCTTCGCCCGCTCGGCGAGGCGGCGATCCGCCGTCACCACGGCCACCTCACCCGCCGGTCGCCCCGAGAGCCGCCGCAACAACCAGTCGTCGGCACTGGGTGCGAATACCGAGCGGACGCGGCGCGGCGCCTCGGCATCGTCGGCCGCCGGGTGTGCGCCGTCGAACACCACCCAGAGCTCCGCCCCGGCCGCCTCGAAGCGGGCGACGCGACCGAGCAGCTCCTCGCGAAAATGCGAACGCCACCAGCCCTCACGCGAGCGCCCGGCGAGGAGCCCCACGTTGAGGACGTTGTAGCCGTCGATCAACCAGACCCGGGGCTCCTCGGCGCCGAGTTCGGGTGCATCGGCCCCTCGGATCGTGTCCATCCCGGGAACGTAGTACGGGCGTTCGCGCGTCTCCGGGGGGGCGGCGGACAAGTGCCCCGCCCACAGGAGCCCGCCCGCCACGAACAGGAGCACCAGGCCGAGCGCCTCGGCGACCTCCTGGAGGAACCGCCGCCCGCGGGCCAAGCGCCTTGCGGGAGGCTGCGGGGCGCCGATAGCGGCGGCCT from Myxococcota bacterium carries:
- the leuS gene encoding leucine--tRNA ligase, with the translated sequence MPYDHAAIEAKWQAWWEENQTFRTELDASKPKYYVLDMFPYPSGAGLHVGHPKGYIATDVISRYKRMRGFNVLHPMGWDAFGLPAEQYAIETGTHPRETTQRNIQTFKRQLRSLGLDYDWSREIDTTDPGYVKWTQWIFRRLYERDLAYLAEVPVNWCAALGTVLANEEVIDGKSERGGHPVVRIPMRQWMLKITAYADRLIEDLDDLDWPEPIKKMQRDWVGRSVGARIAFAIEGSDAKIDVFTTRPDTLFGATYMVLAPEHPLVSEITTDAQRSAVEDYVEQAARRSERARMADAHEKTGVATGSHAVHPVSGEPIPIWIADYVLASYGTGAIMAVPGHDTRDWEFARTFELPIVEVVDGGNAEEEAFVGEGQAVNSGFLDGLDTHAAKTRMCEWLEAEGRGEKAVSYKLRDWLFSRQRYWGEPFPVLHREDGSTTLVPESDLPVLLPELEDFKPSGEFEPPLARSKEWLETVDPETGAPVVRDANTMPQWAGSCWYYLRFCDPRNDAAAFSPEAERYWMPVDLYVGGAEHAVLHLLYARFWHKVLYDLDLVHTKEPFQRLLNPGMVLGYSYRYYDDNLADDPGAAPTRFASSEVRTDGETARAQSDDRELKERWLNAGDVRWQGEDPYHPEADLLLETVTEKMSKSRGNVVNPDEVVARFGTDAMRLYEMFMGPLEKGAPWSDEAIPGLHRFLQRAHRLVTGEEDEAARVPGPGSDAQARLTAETIAGVSEDVEQMRFNTAISKLMVFARDITRDGALPEEAADAFVRLLSPFAPHLAEELWRALGHDQSVALADWPEADASRLVKESLRLAIQVNGKRRGEIEVPADADEDAIRTAALGEEAVQRHLAGREPKKVIIVPGRLVNVVG
- a CDS encoding pyruvate, water dikinase regulatory protein is translated as MSESSLPAPIFIVSDGTGDTGAAVAQAALAQFQSKGKLRRFGGIRQASLARRVVEEAERSGALVIFTLVDRRVAQGLIEEATARGVPTLDVLGGMIAKIAEHLGAEPRSQPGLLHGFSDDYFRRIEAVEFAVRHDDGANLHTLFRADLVLTGISRTSKTPLSMYLAQRGYKTGNVPIVPGIEPPRELLELDPRKVFALSVDPSLLLTIRQARVRSLGAAPYSTYADPENLIEEVRRARRLYREQGWQVVDISGRAAEENASRILRLFEADG
- a CDS encoding MMPL family transporter produces the protein MGEGTSAAALRVRSRTQRFAEAITRHRRPIACVLAVSTLFFAFPLAGTLASLFGVAWPGPRLEVDSRAQDRFPDHPYLRAQESFEPVFGRVETVALVVRVPDGTIYRPDVIDALAAITRELDGEGFDLQSEARERQRATLRQQGVEDPTTIRRELDRAYAPYPVHHERVGSLTHPNTRVFEIAADGTLAVDPVVRGSPRTEAELAALRERVRRHAAQLVGRWVSRDESAALVAAGFVSERMDHQAAVRAVFEHVRGIEARWEAQVPDLEIDVSGAPIARGWVLLHVEEILGLIAASLLVIFGLLWLTFRRWHGVVVPAVAAGTTAVWGLGFAAWSGIHLDPLWLVVPMVITARAVSHTVQMAERFFEVYAEERPRTEDTRLARDRAATRALADLLVPGTLGVLTDVAGLAVIGLTTIRQLQDLAWLGGFWVAAIVVTVEILHPVLLCFLPPPRRAEYTSPVWLGYGLARFGRIATHPLGRFAVAGTSLVVCVVSAWVVATGSQIGEAAPGTPLLWPDHDFNRATAALAERFGGVDSLEVYLDGDRPHASVDPAALHAIEALEEALARDSALSGSVSIAPAIAELWQRQHHGDPKWRFVPDDPGTTRSLIFQLRQNAPPGSMRSVLSDDGRDARAVFRYRDHRGATIHRAIIAAEAAIAASAPGELQLRLERRSGATDAGFFDRERLLDGLYYAIGPLLPTRAHDLRVSVRGSDASDTVGTTASGDAQPEWLEEFRVAALDAANLAPERWPVALRDWGAEDVDGWWSDPAFGVRAVVVDTDQLIVADARAVDPAPAFRPTQAWTRGVQFVLAGGSLGTLAAINAEVERSHLANLSLILVVIFVLHALTYRSAWSGGILAFQLATVTLASLAFMAVRGVGLNLHTLPVQAIGVGLGVDYAIYIVDRVRLEVAAGLDEDAAIRRALSTTGVAIGLTAMTIVAGVGVWAFASLRFQAEMAALLALLMGLHMLGALTVVPALYSILRPRSASALR
- a CDS encoding NYN domain-containing protein translates to MARGRRFLQEVAEALGLVLLFVAGGLLWAGHLSAAPPETRERPYYVPGMDTIRGADAPELGAEEPRVWLIDGYNVLNVGLLAGRSREGWWRSHFREELLGRVARFEAAGAELWVVFDGAHPAADDAEAPRRVRSVFAPSADDWLLRRLSGRPAGEVAVVTADRRLAERAKRRGAAVVAPAAFLARCPAMS